A genomic stretch from Schistosoma mansoni, WGS project CABG00000000 data, chromosome W unplaced supercontig 0115, strain Puerto Rico, whole genome shotgun sequence includes:
- a CDS encoding XP_018645778.1: MVALMTVQHNRSYYRNIFARVVAKSRIYTLLYEFVHGVQLNDARWLSLTKIRELFDTE, encoded by the coding sequence ATGGTCGCTTTGATGACTGTACAACACAATCgaagttattacaggaatatatttgCAAGAGTAGTTGCAAAGAGCAGAATATATACACTGCTGTATGAGTTTGTCCATGGCGTGCAATTAAATGAtgcgcgttggttgtccttgacaAAGATCAGAGAACTGTTCGATACCGAATGA